DNA sequence from the Sardina pilchardus chromosome 23, fSarPil1.1, whole genome shotgun sequence genome:
gtgtgtgtgagagagagagctggatgccATTAGCACAAATTATGTCTTAGACAGAGCCTCCCAGAAACAAGAGGAGTAAATGTAGTGCTGGTTAAGAGCCATACATCACACAGTGTCCGGTTGTTTTCTATAGACGCCCAGAGACCTTTGTGCCATTTCTCAACACTACTTTAATATCATTATTTGATATCCAGTCCACCCTATGTGACCTGCCAAAGTTTCATCTTCGGGACAGCACTTTAAGGAGGAAAAACATCTCACTGATGACTATTCCAAAGGCCACTTTTATAGTCACGAAAACTCTTGGCTGCAAGGGGTGATCACCGCTGCACATGCTTGCAATCAACTCTCCACTGGATTATGTTGAGGAAATGAGAAAACAGCATGGAGGACTAAGGATAGACCAGGAGGATTTGGGAGTAAGGGTTGAGGCAGGGAGTCATTTTGGTAAGAACACCTGGAACATCAACTGTAGTATTAGGCCCAGATGTCAGATGTGGTGGCTGTGATCCACGATGCCATTTTAAAGTTGTTCACATCCATTTTCACACAGAGTAACAGCTTAACAAATAAACTGCTGATTACAGGATATACCTCTATATTCAGCTCCACATTGACTATACTGTAGACGCTATCTGTAATCAACCCTTAGCCTAAGTTTAGCCCCAACTCTAATCAGCACCTTTCTCTaagacccaacacacacacacacacacacacacacacacacacacacacacaaataataatacaaaaacaacatttaaataaaaaaaaagaatgcacaTTCCGAAACGTGTCCTAAAATGTGTCAGATATAGAAATTTTTTTGTGGATATTCTACAATATTGGACTATATGAACCATTTTAAACAGTCTCCTGTTGCCAGTAAATTATATTTTGGATGTTATCATCTGAGGGTGTCGGCCAAATATTTAAGAGTGTTCTACTCTAAAATCTTTGGTGTCCACTGAAACCTTTCTGTTTTTGTGACATtgttcattacattacattaccctGTTTTGATGTAATATGGTGTCTGACAAGCATGTATACACCTGTAATAGACCAGGCGAAACTATGcatgagggaaaaaagaaaataaaacaaaacaagagcaGGGAAATGGGGAAATAATTCAGGGGAAGGTATACTGTCAAAATGTCACAACAATTTCATGCGGCTTGATGCTGCTGTAGTGCCTCTGCACccagaacaaaaaaaatatatgtcaaAATAGTCTCAAATCTAGCTTATCCTGCAGCAGTCTGCGAACTCACCACCCTCAACTGACTGATTTCCCATGAGCCCCAAGCCTGCGAGCGAGAGAGCTGCAGATAGCCTACACCAGTGACACAACTTTTGATtctgtgttgttgctgctgctgtggctgcggTCTGTTTGTGGCCAATGAGATTCTTTGCATGAGTTTCTTGTCAACACTCATTTACTTGTTGTCGGTGCACCTTACACATACTTAGTAAAGCGTTTCGGATGGTATGGTCTCTTTCTTAAGTAAAAACAGTAAATACGACAATATGGATTGAAATTCATACTCATACAGTACTGAGTCAAATGCAAATGTTTCAGCTGTAATATGCACTTTGGCTTCAGTGTGTATATAAGATATTATCTAGTGCTATCTAGCGTAAGTTCCCGGTAACCAGAGTGTATTATCTACATCAGTCCATCTCTAACTGTTCCAGCCGTGGCATCCAAGTTTATGGGTAATTTGCATGGCCACCCGCTCCATATATGAATGTGGCCACCACATCACAGGGACTGAACTGTTTGTTTGCTGGACCCCGGCTTGAGTCCTCCCACAAAGAGGCCATTACTGTAAGGCAACACCCTGATCTGCAGGGCAACATAAATAACACGCCCAGATAAGATCAAAGGCACTTTTCCGCGTGTAATTGCCCTGCACTACTTAACCAGGTAGTGCTTCACTTGCAGTTTGTGAGATACTGCTTCATGGGAAGCACAAGCAACGGGTCCTGGCCAGGGGTTTTTGTTTACAGCGGCTTTGTATCTAAATACCATGCTGGCCATAAAAACGGCGACCTGCAGCCAGCGAAAACCACAACCTCATTACGTGTGGCGTTCTCCTCGTTCCATACTGTTTTTACTGAGGGAAACCTTGAGCAGCCCCATACAATAAAAGTGTCGAGCCAATCCGGACctcaacagagagagggaaaaaggttTAGCATGTGCCAGGTATGATGAGGCCATGGGTTCTGTTCAAATGTCAACCCAAAGAGCACTTTCGGTTCCCACGGGCCAACATTTATGGGACCTTTAGTAGACAAGAGAGATGTAGAATAAGGCAACGCATGGAGGCTGGTTCAGGATTACGGTGGCCCTGTTCTGGATGGTGATGTTTCACTAGATGATTCTTGAACATAGTGTGTGGTCCGTTACCTGAGCCACATAGAGAGACTGATGTCTAGAGTGGAATTGAGGATGTTTTTATTGTGTtgttaaaacaaatattttcctAGGTGATGATAATAAATCTTTgcataaaaatacaaaataaaccaaatgaTAACAATGGTGTGAGTTAAAAGGCAACCATATATCCACATGGCAATGTAGACGCAGGCCTCAACATCGGAGTCCAAAGTGTAGATCCGCTGGAATAATCCATATTATGTAATCCCTATGGACACCTACgatataaaacaaaacaaacctgaACAGAAAACAATGTGATTTCCACATTAGCCATGCACATTATTTGATAAATCCACTTACATTTAACATTTTCCATAAAAAATATACACAACTGTGTTCTATTTAATCAATACAATTCATCTTGCATTATTCTGATTTGTCATGGTAAAAccaggagaaacacacacaggcggagTGTTCTTGAGTTGCCATTTTGAATGTAACTATTTTTGAAACATGTCTTACACTATTGATATCAAATAGCAAAACAGTGATCAAAACGAAACATTCACCTCTAAAACAAATTGGATTCAACTTCCATCGACACTCTTTAGAAAATGTAAAGAGGGcatgtctttctttttcactattCACTTATTCCGGTTCAACACAAGTGAGGAAAGGAAAAGATAATGTTTCACATTCTCAACATTTGGATAGAACAATGGCTCTACTCGGGATTGCAACCACCCCAATATACCTCCACAGGTTTAGATCTCGAAGtccattttgactttttttttgatTGTGTCTAATCAAGCTCATTCCAGCATTCGGCTTGATTCCCTGATGAGTTTTAGCAAATGCCCCTGAGCACTTTATCGGGCCTTGAATGGTCCTCCTTGGTGACACCCAGCACTCAAAACCACTCTGTCACTCACCAACCTTTTGGATAAGACTGGACTTCACAATCCCTAAGAGGTCACTCGGGTGACCGCACTGGACGTCAACCTCACAAGGGCTCGAATGGCACAAGACAAAGTTTCTGTGATTAACACTGGATGATACTAATCAATTTATAGGCCAAGTGGCAAAACCAACAGGAGCAGGAGAAAAGAATGGTCTCATGATCAGGCATATTATTGACCCAATTCATGTACGTTATTTGCTTTGACCGCTTCGCTTAATTTCAAACATCAAAATGAAAGGGTGAGAAATCAGAAGGAACTTTTGCTGTGGCTGACGTGCATCTATGGGGTAAACTTTGCAAGTGACAACCAACAGCAATtcctgctcgctctctctttctctctctccctctcactctctctctctctctctctctctctctctctctctctctctctctctctctctctatccccatcTTTGTTGAGATGGCAAGGCAATTGCAAccctcttgtcttgtcttgtgtcATTTGATGGAATGTGATTTCTTTAATGGTGATTCAAAAAAATGGtcaccctctcctccacacttATCAGCATAACCTTTGACCCTgcagatgaggggaggagagctaTTGTATATTGCAGGAAGAACAGCAAGGGTCCTCCTTGTCCGGCAGAGAGGCGTAGTCCATCTGCCTGACAATCTCGGCAAACAGTTCGTCCACCATGGTCTTGCTTTTGGCCGAGGTCTCCATGAAGGGGCAGCCCCACTCCTCGGCCAGCGCCTGGCCCTCGCTGGACGACACCTCCCGCTCGTTGTCCAGGTCCACCTTGTTCCCCACCAGGATCACCGGCACTCTCTCATACCTGACCCAGACACAGAGGGAAAAAGCAGGTCAAGGAAAACTGGAGGTTAATGACACAAACATGCTTGCTTCTTTCTTACAGGAACATAGTGTATACGAGAGTAGTGTGTACTACATGACAGCTATAGCAATAACTCTCACAACTCTGGGACATTTCCAATAGCCAATAACCAAAGGCTATCATGATCTGATACATTTGTTTTAATAAGCAGAACACATTGCACAGTGGTTTTTATTAGATCTATTTGAGCTATTGATCTATTCCCTATTGCACATCAATATTGTTATCTCAATAGCATTTTTGTATCGCATGCACAATAAATTAGGCTGCAATGATCTGTGAATAAATTGCATTAGACAAATACATTGGGCAAACCCGGCCATCTCTCATGTCACTGGGGACAAGGCTGCAGCTCCTGTGCATAGTTATGAACCTGCACTTGGTCAACTGATTTTTACAGACATGTTGTAGTAAATGTAATATACCAACCACTCTGTTTTTTTGTCAGGGCAGTAAAATACTTCTATGGCCAGCTCATAAAGACTGAGGTGGCCTTGCAAGCTCAAGCTGCGTTTGATTTTTCATCCACACCTGTTCTGACAGGGACACACTTAACCTTTAAGCAAGTGCCATCATGCAAAACAAATATCCTGAAAGCCCCTGACACGTTCGCCAGGCGCCTTCTTTGACTTGTGGCTGACAAACTTTATCAGATGTATACAGGATGCTCTCTCAAGCATTCCGGGCACATACACAGAGTCATGCAATGGATGCATGCATAATTTAATGCCAGCGCCTTCCTTGTTCATCCTGCtgtgcaagggggggggggggggggctgcattGTGGAAGACAAGTCTATATTCTCTTCGTGCATTAATTTACCAGCCGCTGTTCAGGAACTTCATGCTTCCTGGTCAACAGGCTGTGGCGCAGAGCTGGGCCAACACTGGGCCATCAGCCAGCTGAGCTAGCCATTCAGGATTCAGCTAGcgtcaggtttttttcccccccttctgtCGACATACATTTACTGACACTGTGGTTTCATCACCCTGCTCTTGGCTTCCACCCCTCTCCTGCCAAGTGGAATAAAACTAAGGGTTTGTCAGGGAGGGCTGTAATAGGCTGAAATGGGCCTGCTTTGCGTTCCCGTCTCGGGCTCGTCGGCACATCTGCTACTGGGAGTGTGCCTAGCTGGCACGGGGCTGCTGTATAAACAGCAAGCCATGGGGactattctcttttttttttttattagaattatttttttatttgcatttcagAGATTACATTGGATTCCCAGTATATTTATCAAAACAAATTATCAGATCTTAACCAGCATAATCTCCATTCACACAAGTTACACAATGTAGGCTTACACCCatatacacaacatacatttaCACCCGTATCCCCAATCCAAACCCCCCACCCACGGGGGACATGGGGACTATTCTCAGGGCCCGTCCCTTGCTAGAACTCGGCTGCATGACGCCGCATACCCACGGAGAGTTAAGCCATGTGAAGCCTGAGAATCTGTCGCAAGAGCCTTAAAAttgaagagagagatacagagagagagagagagagagagaagagagaaagagagagagagaaaaaaaactggcaCAGGAATTTATCCTCCCATTCCGCCCGTCCGAGGTCCAGGGTCTAATCAGTGGTTTCTAGGGGCCGTAAAGGTCCTGGACATCCCATAATAGGCAACCTCGCCTCTCAATAGCCATTAATCACGACCCAACCTACTCCAAATCACAGATATTGATCTgtcaggagggggtgggggggggggggggtctgtttgTGGCGGAGAGGGCCAGAggtgcaggggagtgtgtgtgtgtgtgtgtgtatgagagggagagagtgtgtggaggggttaGATCTGTTGGAGCGTGGTCTCGGGAACACAGACGAGCTGAGTCATCatcactgaagtgtgtgtgtgtgtgtgtgtgtgtgtgtgtgtgtgtagggagggatgacacaaaagagaggagaagaggggaagaggggcaGAATTATGGCCGTCACGCCCGCTAAAAAACCCCAGATGAATGGACTGAGGAGGACGAAGGAGAAACTATCACTGGGCGATTAGTCTCATTAAGGAGCGCTGGATCATCCCCGGCGGGCGGCAGTCACTGCCTCCCATGAGTGATGCTCTGGCTCTGCCCCTGACACCCCGGCCCGTGGTGTGGGAGACTGGTGCTGGATGAGGGCTGTTCAGGGACAGTAAGCTGTAGTACAGTGCCAGAAGATTGATGCATTCAAACTCACTGGCTATATAAGTTCAATTAAGACCCACGTGGTGGAGCTTTCATCTTTACACAGGCAGTGTAAAAAAACGGCTTGACTGAGCATCAGGCATCGTTTATCCTACATTGCACATTCGTTAACGTTACATTAACGTTCCACATTACTATGCGCATACTGTATACCTTGAATCAGCAATGTTGAATTCAGAATGGTACTCTTGACTTTTAAATGAAAGAAGTTGCTGGCTGCACATCTCTGTAAGAGGATAAATTCCTTTGTCACAACCAAACATCCTTGTAGCAAGACTGCATACTGGAGCCAACCAGAACCCAGTGAGCTGTCATCAAAATGAATCATGGGATGCCATCAgcctccccctcaccccccatcaccatcaccaccaccaccaccaccaccaccaccaccaccaccaccaccatttccCCAACCGCAACCCCTCGGACAGACCGCAGAGCCGGCCTTTACACGCGCGGAATGAGGTGCCGGCGCTTTGGAAGTCTCCTGCTGGCGAGGTGtgaagtgtgtgggagagaagtgtcacctggaggcagagagagagagagagagagagagagagagagagagagagagagagagagagagagagagagaggggggactcCAGCGGCAGAAGGCAGGGGGAGCACAGCTCCACAAATAGGcacatgggggggtggggggggtgctgctCCCAACATGGTTGCTCTTTTGATGGATTCAGGAGTGCAGTGTCCAGGATGAGAGTGGAGACATCACCAATTCCAAAATCTACGGCCTTACAGAACAAATGGCTGGATGGCCAATACAGGAGTACTATTTGATGGCAAATCAAAGCAAGACTGTTGAAAAGTATTTAAATCAACTGAATATGTCATAGACTAACCGATCATAAACGACTCTGTTTTGTAAATACGTTCTTGTAAATATGTGGAGGATATATCTTGTTATATTTGTTGGACATTGCTGCCAAGTCATGCTGCTGCCTGGTCGTAAATacatttgattgtttttttttagctgttAGCGTTGCAAACACTTGGTTCTTATACAAGAATCTAATCTAATAGTCCCGCTGCCACTGGCCCTGATAGAGTGTAAAGTGCAGTTTAAAAATGCGGAATAGATTCTAGTTATAGAGAAGCATGGATGCTCCTGCTTAATGAAAACTCTTTTTCACAAACAAGCCTATATAACACACCACTACTCACTGTTTACTCTTCACTATTTAGTCACACTTACTctgaaacacatacagtacgtgagtTGTCTGATACCTCTTAAGTTCTCACAAGTTTGAGGCATACAGATCATGGATGAATCAAACTTCTAATTTCTTACGGCCTGTCAAGATATGCAGTATGCAGAGTCCAATATATACAGTGTCCAGTATATAACGTGAATGCGTCTCCACTCTGCTGCCATAAGCCATAAGCAGCGTGAGGCTGTTCCGTCCACCTCCAAGCCCCATTGTACAGTGCGCTGCAATTACACTAATTAAGCCTTGGCATGCACTCTCCACAACACAATAACCCCCcagccactctcctctctccccacaccctctcctctcctctcccctcctctcctcccttctcctcctcccctctcctctcctctcctctcctcttctcccctctcccccctcccataGTGCTGTGCTGCTCTTTCGCCAGTGCTCAGCACTTAGGACCGgccgtcctcctctcctctcctctccaacgCAGCAGTGGTGAGAGCGCGGACATGGGTGCTCGTTAGCAtcccaccaaccccccctcccaccccccccccccccccctcccaccccccccccctccaactcGGAGCGCAGAGGCATCAAAACCAGATGTGGTGTCCCCAAGGACGTTGCAAGAAACAAAAAGCATGCTGGGATTGGTCAGTGTTTCGGGTGGTAAATGTTGGCGGGGGGTGACTCACACTGTGAGGGAATGGCGTTGGGGGAGTTTAGGCACAAAATGTATGTATTAAAAAGGAACAAAGGGAAAACAGATCAGCTGTAAATATATAATAACACAGGCAAAACAGCAGAAGAGCTCTAGAAAGTTTCTTTCTGGAGCCAAGTgagacaaaaaaacatgtttctaATAATACAAACCTATTATTACTGCACAGTAAATATCTCAATTAAAAATTCCAATTTGCTATGAGCTTGTGGAGACTACTGATTGTACAGTATCTTGGGGGGCAGCTCTCCCCAGTATCCTAACTGTGAAAGATAATTTGCAACAGCAACCAAAACCCTTTCTTGCTtgcctcctcctttcctctcatttCACAGGACCGCTGCTACAGTTATTCAACACCATGTGTGCAGTGTCCTCCTCTATTACATTCAATATGTAATGTCATCTTCTCGAGCACCATCTGGTTTAATTCCCAACAAACAGCTCGAAATCATAACAGACATCCTAGAGAATACTATCtcttcacacagcacacacagaacacagcgtGGGCCTGTTTTTTTTGCGTAGAtttgggggagggagagagggagagagggagaaggagagacgtCCACAACACCACTGAGGAGTTGAGTATGGGCCCTGTACCAGTCCCACCGCATATGGAGTCGGGCTGCAGTTCACACCGCCCACCAGTCCACCACAGAAAAACAATGCCACGTGAACGCCAAGATCTCCGGGCGTGTGTGGGGGAAAAatggcacaaaaaaaagagtttgTTGATAgactcaacaataacaacaacaacaacttccaGGAAAATAAAACAGATGGAGGAAGGAGTGAGCTTGAGAAAAATTTGGCCATTTACGGCAGTGCGACTGTATGCATTTACACCCTCTACAGAGGAACTAAACACATTTGGAATAATTAGCTTGGGTGCATCTGACTGTGTTTTTCCCCACTCTCATAAATCAgtgaatgttttgtgtgtgtacacttttcCTCGGCGAATCAATTCATTTCCTCTGTTTGCACAGCGAGACAATCCCAAGTATTCCCATCCCAGCTCCATGGCCTGGAGGCTAAGTCTCCCATGACACATTTCAGCTTGTCATCCTGAGCTGAGGCCTGCAACCCAAACGGTCTCAGTCATCAACTCTATTTTTAACTTCTCTGATATTAAACTTTGTTTAGGTGCTTGTTTTTGCTGGCGTATTGTGCATCTATAGGTCAAGAGTGGCACTTCATCATCTCTTAAAGGTCACTGGCATGGCATATTGGCATTGTACACAAGCGTCTTACATAATGAGGACAGCTGCCGCTTAATATTCAAGAGCCTTTTTGAGTTGTCATGCAAGAGAATGCACGCAATCTACAAACAAAGGATATTATCAACTAGCTACATTACTGCAAGTTTATTAAAAGATACATGActaaaagaaataataaaaccTTTAGCAATTTACATTAACCTTAACCTGTTCCATTAGCAGCTTTAGAAAAACACTGGCAATATGAGTAATGCAGGCCGATTCAGGGGAGGACAAGAGTTTCTCCTTCCTCTACTCTACAAGGggatagtggtggtggaggaaggtaggaggggatgggggtggggggggggggggggttactgacGAACTGGGATCTAGCGCAGATGACCTCACACTTGGATCCCCCCTCTGTTTCCCATTCCCATGACTTTCCTGCCAAGAGTGGTCCGTGGCTTTAGGTTATAGCGGGCTAATGCAGCCCTGATGTTTCTCTGGCTCGCGACTAAACGAAATCCCATTACGTTTTGGTGAGTGGGCAAAACTCAGTGTGGCGCATTACTGCTCGCTGCATCAGCAGTAAATTCAGGCTATTTGTTCTAtacgtgaaaaaaaaacacacacctagacatcACCTACATCTGCCAGGAGACTATATCCTCTTTTACAAGTTCTGGCACACATCATGCTaaataaaatgtacaatagCCATACTGTTTAACCATGGCTATAGGATCTCCTTTTAACCCCTCAGCATTAAGTCCTCGTTGCACAAGGAAGGAAGAGCTCCTGAGAACATGACGGTAACAGCCAGGTCAGTCAGGATATACTTTTTTATATTTTACAGGATATACTACGATTACCTTTTCAGCAATGTGCACCATGCGTTTAGACTagaggactgcgcattcagtgCAGATTTGCCCTCAACAAGCTAAATGTGACACTATGGACTACAGCAATGCTGTAGGTTATAATATTGATGGCTGTTATCTGTAAGAAATCAGATGTGAGGAGGCAAAAGTTATGAAAGCACTTTTGAGTCCCAGGATTTGTTTCAGAACATCTTATTGGGGGATAGAAGTTCATCTACACACTTTATGCTTCCGAATCAGAGGGATGCAAGAAACGTTGCACTTTGCTCACTGAACACTGGTGGTCCACCTGGATTAGGACTGTTTATcttaaaatacacaaacacacggacacacacacacacacacacacacacactttgttggCCTCTACTGGgctgaaatgcaaaatgcaatactgtagcctactacactctACTACCTCAAGCTGTCTATCTATAGATGCACAGTTCACACCGCCTACAACTCcatcacaaagacagacagagagggggaggccgGGGAGGAGGTAGTAAGTTTCGAATTAGCCATTTCAGGCATTACCCTGAAAGGAATGAGGACACACCACGCAGCAGTGACGTGATCCTCTCTTGTTGGGCATTCCAAACTCCAGATGCCGGACCCAGGGAATGCTTTATTTCAGGCCTCACAGAAAACTCAAAGCGTGGAAAAGCCATCAGGCacatggtgctgctgctggtaaaCGTCTACCAGGAGAGGAATGTGGATCTGACAGCGCTCTTCCAGACGTTCCGATTCCTCATCTGGGCTCAAAACAGGCAGCGgtgggaaaaaaacccagaATGCTGAACAGATTCAGGTGACTACATCAGCACACATCTGGATCTACATGTGGTCCATATGACTTGCACTCTTCAAGCTCCCAAAATGGTATGAGTGGAAAGTGCAATTCTGAGCTTTAAAGGTCTTCAAAAGTTCAGAGATGACAGGCGTCTCCATCACCGTAATGATGGATGGCACTCATACCTGGGCCTTTACACCTGCCACTTAGCTCATCTAGGCAAAATTGCCCCTTTCCCCATCCCTTTGAATAAacacagtcctctctctctctctctcttacattcacacattcacacacacacacacacacacacacacacacacacacacacacacacacacacacacacacacacacacacacacacacacacacacacacacacacacatacacaatatgtTAGGTCTGCAGACATAATATGCTGTGGGCAAATGACCGCACTGACTTAAAAAGGGGTCTCTATGAAGGGCCGTGCTTTCCATTAAGTTTTTGGCTGGGATACAGACACACCAGTCACCTGAAGCGTAGGCTAGTGCTTTGGACGATGCTGTAATTACTGCAAAACACCTTCTTTGGCACCTTACAGGCTTATTACAGGATATCACGATACAGTAGTGTCGTGATACATCTTGGTGTTTGCTCACTTGTGTCGTGATACACCTTGGTGTTTGCCCACTTCAGTTAACTCACCTTTTCACTCTGATTATTTGATCTCTCATTGGCTTGATGTCTTGGAAGCTCTGCTGGTTGACAAGGCTGTATACTAGTATGAAGCCCTGGCCGTTTTTGATGTAGAGGTCCCGCATAGAGGCAAACTGCTCCGTTCCAGCTGTGTCAAGGATCTCCAGCACAGAGGGGGAGGAATCCACCTCTATCTCCTTGCGGTAAAAATCCTCGATTGTCGGGTCGTACTTCTCGATGAATGTTCCGGTGACAAACTGTACCGTCAGAGCGGACTTCCCGACTCCACCGCTCCCGAGGACCACGACTTTATACTCACGCATTGCTCTCCTGGTGCGTTTAATGTCAAATTAAAAAGAGCAAACGCTAACAGCCAACGAGCAACGCCGGGCATGTATAAAACCGAATAGTGTGGCGCAGTGCAACGCAAAACTTGCATTCCATCCTGTAATGAGACAATAGAGGCTCGGGCATGGCTGTTATAGCTTAGCAATTATTCAGCTGCAGAAAATAAATAAGCAGAACACAAAGATCCGTCGGCAACGGCTGGACTTCATTGCAGAAATTGGCTAGCAGAACTGATACGGAGAGAAATCTGTCAGATGCTTAAGTAGGCTACGGCGCACGGTCATGCAcaataaaatgtacaaaagCGTGACACACTGACAAACTACATTTAATTGACAATGCCAGATCACCACATTAAAATTAAATAAAGACATAAACTTGCTGCCGCTAGATGAGCTGCGCTCCTCTGAAAATTCAGCGGACTCTCCAACGTTCTCCAAAAAACCTCAAGCGGGTTCAATTCAGCAGTTTCTCCCCCAAAGTCGACAAAATAAACACTTCCTCTACGACAAAGTGTCCAGTCGGCTTCCGTACCAGTGAGTTGTATAGGCCTGGGTATATTCCCACATAATAGATGTATATAAACTCCAATAGGCTCGAGTATTCGCTGTAAGCCTCGCCCACAGCTCTGGTGCGCTCTTAAGGCCAGCGTGATTCCAGTGGGTTGGATTTCCGCTTTAAAAGTCTCTTGCCTCTGTGGACGAGCTGCTGACATCCTCTGAACTGTAACCAATGCAAGCTGTCG
Encoded proteins:
- the rap2ab gene encoding ras-related protein Rap-2a, with amino-acid sequence MREYKVVVLGSGGVGKSALTVQFVTGTFIEKYDPTIEDFYRKEIEVDSSPSVLEILDTAGTEQFASMRDLYIKNGQGFILVYSLVNQQSFQDIKPMRDQIIRVKRYERVPVILVGNKVDLDNEREVSSSEGQALAEEWGCPFMETSAKSKTMVDELFAEIVRQMDYASLPDKEDPCCSSCNIQ